A region from the Cyprinus carpio isolate SPL01 chromosome A8, ASM1834038v1, whole genome shotgun sequence genome encodes:
- the LOC122145955 gene encoding uncharacterized protein LOC122145955 isoform X1: MVLEMHEDEITNVVRKEKIILKLGQHLFNKHGHDVTKHEYIRQKMRETGRLVLQGRKNGKLKEVSDFFIPANFPHVIEAVHSVAGWNEETSTYKAPSLALKLGHNLKKMANIIECEAMMSGDKNTLSNVQAFKQICDTKWSECVSSQALRNLSEAKWNSPQLLPFAEDVKKMHQYLDSQSKEHQTKLEEEPSIKHWAELAKVTLCQVILFNRRREGEVSKMSLNSFILRDTSSTHPDVELALSDLEKSLCKYFQRIEIRGKRGRKVPILLTPDMVTSMELLVKTRRNCDVLDENMFMFGRPQALSHFRGSDVIRQIARSCGAEHPAALSSTRLRKHMATMSKVLNLKDNEMDDLADFLGHDIRVHRQYYRLPEGTLQLAKISKILMAMERGQLSEFKGRNLDEIQIDPQERVLMDSDGSDSENEKEMTENDASDSPSNSADKSKKSTAEVGQHKNQQPPKGKNDKKLQLNDKDLEEPHTTKRSSQNSRRKWSTEEIEAVEKTLMDCIRSGKVPGKAQCMECIESSPAALQGRTWEG; encoded by the exons ACGAGGATGAGATAACGAATGTGGTCCGCAAAGagaaaatcatattaaaattagGGCAGCATCTCTTTAATAAGCATGGCCATGATGTCACAAAACATGAATATATCCGACAAAAGATGCGTGAGACGGGGCGCCTAGTCCTCCAAGGAAGAAAGAACGGCAAGTTGAAGGAGGTGTCAGATTTCTTCATCCCGGCTAATTTTCCTCATGTCATCGAAGCGGTTCACAGTGTGGCTGGCTGGAATGAGGAAACAAGCACATACAAAGCTCCATCTTTAGCCCTGAAGTTAGGGCACAACCTCAAGAAGATGGCTAACATTATTGAATGTGAGGCAATGATGTCCGGTGATAAGAATACACTTAGCAATGTGCAGGCCTTTAAACAAATCTGCGATACTAAATGGAGTGAGTGCGTGTCGTCCCAGGCCCTCCGAAATTTGAGTGAAGCAAAATGGAACTCTCCACAACTTCTTCCCTTTGCTGAAGACGTGAAGAAAATGCACCAGTATCTGGACAGCCAGAGTAAGGAGCATCAGACAAAACTTGAAGAAGAACCAAGTATCAAGCACTGGGCAGAACTTGCGAAGGTGACACTCTGTCAGGTGATACTTTTTAATCGTAGAAGGGAAGGAGAGGTATCCAAGATGTCCCTTAATTCTTTTATATTGAGGGACACCTCCTCGACTCATCCAGACGTAGAGCTTGCTTTATCAGACCTTGAGAAGTCACTTTGTAAGTATTTCCAGAGGATTGAAATAAGAGGCAAACGTGGACGAAAGGTCCCCATTCTTCTCACACCAGATATGGTGACATCGATGGAGTTGCTTGTCAAGACTCGCCGTAACTGCGATGTGCTCGATGAGAACATGTTCATGTTTGGAAGACCACAAGCACTCAGTCACTTCAGAGGATCAGATGTTATTCGTCAGATCGCTCGAAGCTGTGGAGCAGAACACCCAGCGGCGTTATCCTCCACGAGACTGAGGAAGCACATGGCCACCATGTCCAAGGTCCTTAACTTAAAGGACAATGAAATGGATGACCTTGCTGACTTCCTAGGACACGACATCAGGGTCCATCGACAGTACTATCGGCTACCTGAAGGTACATTACAGCTGGCCAAGATAAGTAAAATTCTTATGGCCATGGAACGAGGACAGCTATCTGAATTCAAAGGAAGGAATCTCGATGAGATCCAGATCGATCCACAAG AGAGAGTACTGATGGACAGTGATGGATCAGACTCTGAGAACGAGAAAGAAATGACTGAAAATGATGCTTCAGATTCACCTTCAAATTCAGCAG ACAAATCAAAGAAGTCCACTGCTGAAGTTGGACAACACAAAAATCAACAACCTCCAAAAG GCAAGAATGATAAAAAACTGCAGTTGAATGACAAGGACTTGGAGGAACCACACACAACAAAGA GATCTTCACAAAACTCACGGAGAAAGTGGTCTACAGAGGAGATTGAGGCTGTGGAGAAGACTCTGATGGACTGCATCAGGTCAGGAAAGGTTCCTGGGAAAGCTCAGTGTATGGAGTGCATTGAAAGCTCCCCAGCAGCACTTCAAGGGAGAACTTGGGAGGGGTGA
- the LOC122145955 gene encoding uncharacterized protein LOC122145955 isoform X2, with amino-acid sequence MVLEMHEDEITNVVRKEKIILKLGQHLFNKHGHDVTKHEYIRQKMRETGRLVLQGRKNGKLKEVSDFFIPANFPHVIEAVHSVAGWNEETSTYKAPSLALKLGHNLKKMANIIECEAMMSGDKNTLSNVQAFKQICDTKWSECVSSQALRNLSEAKWNSPQLLPFAEDVKKMHQYLDSQSKEHQTKLEEEPSIKHWAELAKVTLCQVILFNRRREGEVSKMSLNSFILRDTSSTHPDVELALSDLEKSLCKYFQRIEIRGKRGRKVPILLTPDMVTSMELLVKTRRNCDVLDENMFMFGRPQALSHFRGSDVIRQIARSCGAEHPAALSSTRLRKHMATMSKVLNLKDNEMDDLADFLGHDIRVHRQYYRLPEGTLQLAKISKILMAMERGQLSEFKGRNLDEIQIDPQGKNDKKLQLNDKDLEEPHTTKRSSQNSRRKWSTEEIEAVEKTLMDCIRSGKVPGKAQCMECIESSPAALQGRTWEG; translated from the exons ACGAGGATGAGATAACGAATGTGGTCCGCAAAGagaaaatcatattaaaattagGGCAGCATCTCTTTAATAAGCATGGCCATGATGTCACAAAACATGAATATATCCGACAAAAGATGCGTGAGACGGGGCGCCTAGTCCTCCAAGGAAGAAAGAACGGCAAGTTGAAGGAGGTGTCAGATTTCTTCATCCCGGCTAATTTTCCTCATGTCATCGAAGCGGTTCACAGTGTGGCTGGCTGGAATGAGGAAACAAGCACATACAAAGCTCCATCTTTAGCCCTGAAGTTAGGGCACAACCTCAAGAAGATGGCTAACATTATTGAATGTGAGGCAATGATGTCCGGTGATAAGAATACACTTAGCAATGTGCAGGCCTTTAAACAAATCTGCGATACTAAATGGAGTGAGTGCGTGTCGTCCCAGGCCCTCCGAAATTTGAGTGAAGCAAAATGGAACTCTCCACAACTTCTTCCCTTTGCTGAAGACGTGAAGAAAATGCACCAGTATCTGGACAGCCAGAGTAAGGAGCATCAGACAAAACTTGAAGAAGAACCAAGTATCAAGCACTGGGCAGAACTTGCGAAGGTGACACTCTGTCAGGTGATACTTTTTAATCGTAGAAGGGAAGGAGAGGTATCCAAGATGTCCCTTAATTCTTTTATATTGAGGGACACCTCCTCGACTCATCCAGACGTAGAGCTTGCTTTATCAGACCTTGAGAAGTCACTTTGTAAGTATTTCCAGAGGATTGAAATAAGAGGCAAACGTGGACGAAAGGTCCCCATTCTTCTCACACCAGATATGGTGACATCGATGGAGTTGCTTGTCAAGACTCGCCGTAACTGCGATGTGCTCGATGAGAACATGTTCATGTTTGGAAGACCACAAGCACTCAGTCACTTCAGAGGATCAGATGTTATTCGTCAGATCGCTCGAAGCTGTGGAGCAGAACACCCAGCGGCGTTATCCTCCACGAGACTGAGGAAGCACATGGCCACCATGTCCAAGGTCCTTAACTTAAAGGACAATGAAATGGATGACCTTGCTGACTTCCTAGGACACGACATCAGGGTCCATCGACAGTACTATCGGCTACCTGAAGGTACATTACAGCTGGCCAAGATAAGTAAAATTCTTATGGCCATGGAACGAGGACAGCTATCTGAATTCAAAGGAAGGAATCTCGATGAGATCCAGATCGATCCACAAG GCAAGAATGATAAAAAACTGCAGTTGAATGACAAGGACTTGGAGGAACCACACACAACAAAGA GATCTTCACAAAACTCACGGAGAAAGTGGTCTACAGAGGAGATTGAGGCTGTGGAGAAGACTCTGATGGACTGCATCAGGTCAGGAAAGGTTCCTGGGAAAGCTCAGTGTATGGAGTGCATTGAAAGCTCCCCAGCAGCACTTCAAGGGAGAACTTGGGAGGGGTGA